One genomic window of Vibrio mangrovi includes the following:
- the hisG gene encoding ATP phosphoribosyltransferase, whose product MQAQQRLRIAVQKKGRLSKECMALLKQCGVKFNVMGERLVVHSLNMPIDLLLVRDDDIPGLIMDGVVDLGFVGENVLEEVRLDRLALNEPNDFVSLRRLEFGGCRLSIAIDKDKTYNGPQDLNGMRIATTYPHLLKAYMDREDIPFTTCMLTGSVEVAPRAGLADAIADLVSTGATLEANGLREVEVIFQSKATLIQRAGDFAADKAALIDRLLTRMHGVQQAKESKYIMLHAPVDKLVDIKALLPGAEDPTVLPLSADKSKVAVHLVSSENLFWETMEQLKALGASSILVLPIEKMME is encoded by the coding sequence ATGCAAGCACAACAACGCCTGAGAATTGCAGTTCAAAAGAAAGGTCGCCTGAGTAAAGAGTGTATGGCACTCCTGAAACAGTGCGGTGTGAAGTTTAATGTGATGGGGGAGCGTTTAGTCGTTCACTCACTGAATATGCCGATTGATTTACTCCTTGTCCGTGATGACGATATTCCGGGACTGATTATGGATGGCGTCGTGGATCTGGGATTCGTCGGTGAGAATGTTCTTGAAGAAGTTCGTCTGGATCGTCTGGCCCTGAATGAACCAAATGATTTTGTTTCTCTGAGACGTCTGGAATTTGGTGGATGTCGTTTGTCTATTGCGATCGATAAAGATAAGACTTACAACGGTCCTCAGGACCTGAATGGGATGAGAATTGCGACCACTTATCCTCATTTGCTAAAAGCTTATATGGATCGTGAAGATATTCCGTTTACAACCTGTATGCTGACAGGTTCTGTGGAGGTTGCACCAAGGGCTGGTCTGGCTGATGCAATTGCAGATTTAGTCTCAACAGGGGCAACATTAGAAGCGAATGGTCTCAGAGAAGTTGAGGTGATTTTCCAGTCTAAAGCGACACTGATCCAACGTGCCGGCGACTTTGCTGCTGATAAAGCTGCATTGATTGACAGACTGCTGACCCGGATGCACGGTGTTCAACAGGCGAAAGAGTCAAAATATATCATGTTACATGCACCGGTTGATAAACTGGTCGATATCAAAGCACTGCTCCCAGGGGCAGAAGACCCGACTGTGTTGCCACTTTCTGCCGACAAATCAAAAGTTGCGGTTCATCTGGTCAGTTCAGAAAACCTGTTCTGGGAAACGATGGAGCAATTAAAAGCTCTGGGTGCCAGTTCGATTCTGGTCTTGCCAATTGAAAAAATGATGGAGTAA